Proteins found in one Oribacterium sp. oral taxon 102 genomic segment:
- a CDS encoding ATP-binding protein, with protein MGYLAKEISLSELEAMEPGSYRLIDVREEEDFQSGKLPDAVRVDLIAIADGTHRLPKDRKLVLYCKYGTLSLQAAEALCEQGYEAYSLAGGYGKWLLQQLHRDLDSETRREEIEKSLRKKFRKSIFTPFAKAINDYKLLREGDRVAVCISGGKDSMLMAKLFQELRRHNKFPFELCFLCMDPGYNADNRRIIEQNATLLGIPLSFFETDIFDAVYDIPDSPCYVCARMRRGHLYHKARELGCNKIALGHHFDDVIETTLMGMLYSGQFQTMMPKLHSTNFEGMELIRPLYYVREEDIKHWRDYNHLNFIQCACRFTDTCTTCHTDGTTSSKRLETKKLIRELRKSNPFVEKNIFRSTENVSLNTVLGIKKDGVKHSFLEWYE; from the coding sequence ATGGGATATCTGGCAAAGGAAATCAGTCTGTCGGAGCTCGAGGCAATGGAGCCGGGAAGCTATCGTCTGATCGATGTTCGGGAGGAGGAGGACTTCCAGTCGGGCAAGCTGCCTGACGCGGTTCGCGTCGATCTTATCGCGATCGCGGATGGAACGCATCGGCTCCCGAAGGACAGGAAGCTCGTGCTCTACTGCAAGTACGGCACGCTGTCCCTGCAGGCTGCGGAGGCACTCTGTGAGCAGGGCTATGAAGCGTACAGCCTCGCCGGAGGCTATGGAAAATGGCTGCTCCAGCAGCTTCATCGCGATCTCGACTCGGAGACGCGCCGGGAGGAAATCGAGAAAAGTCTCCGGAAAAAGTTCCGGAAATCAATCTTCACCCCCTTTGCGAAGGCGATCAACGATTACAAGCTGCTTCGCGAGGGCGACCGTGTCGCAGTCTGCATCTCCGGCGGCAAGGACTCCATGCTCATGGCGAAGCTCTTTCAGGAGCTTCGACGGCACAACAAGTTCCCCTTCGAGCTGTGCTTCCTCTGCATGGATCCGGGCTACAATGCCGACAACCGCCGGATCATCGAGCAGAACGCTACGCTGCTGGGGATCCCTCTGTCCTTCTTCGAAACGGATATCTTCGACGCGGTCTACGATATCCCGGACTCTCCCTGCTACGTCTGCGCGCGAATGCGCCGCGGACACCTCTATCACAAGGCGCGGGAGCTTGGCTGCAACAAGATCGCGCTTGGGCATCATTTCGACGATGTGATCGAGACCACGCTGATGGGAATGCTGTACAGCGGACAGTTCCAGACCATGATGCCGAAGCTGCATTCCACCAACTTTGAGGGAATGGAGCTGATCCGTCCGCTCTACTATGTGCGGGAGGAGGACATCAAGCATTGGCGGGATTACAATCACCTGAATTTCATCCAATGCGCCTGCCGTTTCACCGATACCTGCACGACCTGCCACACCGACGGTACGACCAGCTCGAAACGGCTCGAAACAAAGAAGCTCATCCGGGAGCTCCGGAAAAGCAATCCCTTCGTCGAAAAAAACATCTTCCGCTCTACAGAAAATGTTTCCCTCAATACCGTACTCGGCATCAAAAAGGACGGTGTGAAGCACAGCTTCCTCGAGTGGTATGAGTGA
- a CDS encoding sodium-dependent transporter gives MNEKKSSFSGQLGFVMAAAGSAVGVGNLWRFPYLAAKDGGGLFILIYLLLVVSFGFTLLTSDLAIGRRTKKSAIRAYAAMVPEWRFLGILTFLVPVLIMTYYAVIGGWISRYIVVYLAGEGRAAADSGFFGSFLSSPTASLFFALLFMALTSWIVYFGVEGGIERVSRFCMPLLLLMVLGIALFVLSLRTAAEDGSVRTGFSGLLQYLRPNLAGLTLPRFLQILLDAMSQLFFSLSVSMGIMITYGSYVKPEVNLGHSVLQIELFDTVVALLAGAMIIPAIYVFSGTEGMGAGPSLMFVSLPKVFYAMGRAGTLIGLLFFLMAALATLTSCISVLESITANCMELFHSGRKRTTLVLTGIYMAASAVIALGYSVFYVEVKLPNGSVGQLLDIMDYISNSVMMPFISLLSCILIGWVVGPQWIIREMESSGHPFGRKRLYAAMIRYVAPFIMLILFLKSIV, from the coding sequence ATGAACGAAAAAAAAAGCAGCTTCAGCGGACAGCTGGGCTTCGTGATGGCGGCGGCGGGCAGCGCGGTGGGGGTAGGGAATCTCTGGCGCTTTCCCTATCTTGCGGCGAAGGATGGAGGGGGACTCTTCATTCTGATCTATCTTCTGCTGGTCGTGAGCTTCGGCTTCACGCTGCTGACCTCCGATCTCGCCATTGGCAGACGGACGAAGAAAAGTGCGATTCGCGCCTATGCCGCCATGGTGCCGGAGTGGCGCTTCCTCGGCATTCTGACCTTTCTAGTGCCGGTGCTGATCATGACCTACTATGCGGTGATCGGCGGCTGGATCAGCCGTTATATCGTGGTATACCTCGCAGGGGAGGGGAGAGCGGCGGCAGACAGCGGATTCTTCGGCAGCTTCCTCAGTTCCCCGACGGCATCACTTTTTTTCGCACTTCTGTTCATGGCGCTGACCTCGTGGATTGTGTACTTTGGCGTAGAGGGAGGGATTGAACGGGTTTCCCGCTTCTGTATGCCGCTGCTGCTCCTGATGGTGCTCGGCATCGCGCTTTTCGTGCTTTCCCTCCGCACTGCGGCGGAGGACGGCAGTGTGCGAACCGGTTTTTCGGGACTTTTGCAGTACCTGCGTCCGAATCTTGCCGGACTGACGCTGCCGCGTTTCCTGCAGATTCTGCTGGATGCGATGAGCCAGCTCTTTTTCTCCCTGAGCGTCTCCATGGGAATCATGATTACCTACGGTTCCTATGTGAAGCCGGAGGTGAATCTGGGACATTCTGTTCTCCAGATCGAGCTCTTCGATACTGTGGTAGCGCTTCTGGCAGGCGCGATGATTATTCCGGCGATCTATGTATTTTCCGGGACGGAGGGAATGGGGGCGGGTCCCTCTCTGATGTTCGTTTCCCTCCCGAAGGTTTTCTATGCCATGGGGCGGGCAGGGACGCTGATCGGACTGCTGTTCTTCCTGATGGCGGCGCTTGCGACACTGACCTCCTGCATCTCTGTGCTGGAGTCCATTACGGCAAACTGCATGGAGCTTTTTCACAGCGGCAGGAAAAGGACGACGCTTGTACTGACCGGAATCTATATGGCGGCAAGCGCCGTCATTGCGCTCGGCTACAGCGTTTTCTATGTAGAAGTGAAGCTGCCGAACGGTTCTGTCGGGCAGCTTCTGGATATCATGGACTATATCAGCAACAGTGTTATGATGCCCTTCATCTCGCTCCTGTCCTGCATTCTGATCGGCTGGGTCGTCGGGCCGCAGTGGATTATCCGGGAAATGGAGTCCAGCGGGCATCCTTTCGGGAGGAAAAGGCTCTACGCGGCGATGATCCGCTACGTCGCGCCGTTCATCATGCTCATCCTTTTCCTGAAATCTATTGTATAA
- a CDS encoding helix-turn-helix domain-containing protein, with translation MKELSQHIGSRIRMYRRVQGMSLQELAARIHKSRASVSKYENGEVVLDVETLYEISRALHVELCQLTDLMPPQEKPPVAKPLPLSGRKSPFYEAKRLYFYFYDGRYRRLKDGIIDIFPSRTKPGSTEASFSISSITGSGRSSESLYSGSVTYSDMLIRFSFVNQLNPLEEDLLYIFNPLELRDYSEGLLCGISSADFMPCAFKCLVTLSPQEADRALRQQLMITTKDVNRWKKLNMMLIDNHGN, from the coding sequence ATGAAGGAGCTGAGTCAACATATCGGAAGCCGCATCAGAATGTACCGGAGGGTACAGGGAATGAGCCTGCAGGAGCTCGCCGCGCGCATTCACAAGAGCCGCGCCAGCGTCAGCAAGTATGAAAACGGAGAGGTCGTGCTGGATGTCGAGACGCTGTACGAGATCAGCAGGGCGCTCCATGTCGAGCTCTGCCAGCTGACCGACCTCATGCCCCCGCAGGAAAAGCCGCCGGTTGCAAAGCCCCTGCCCCTTTCCGGCCGGAAAAGCCCCTTCTATGAGGCGAAGCGGCTCTACTTTTATTTTTATGACGGCAGATACCGGCGGCTGAAGGACGGCATCATCGACATCTTCCCCTCCAGAACCAAACCGGGCAGCACGGAAGCAAGCTTCTCCATCAGCAGCATCACAGGGAGCGGCAGAAGCAGTGAAAGCCTCTACAGCGGCAGCGTCACCTACAGCGATATGCTGATCCGCTTCTCCTTCGTGAATCAGCTCAACCCCCTCGAGGAGGACCTGCTCTATATCTTCAACCCGCTGGAGCTAAGGGACTACTCCGAGGGTTTGCTCTGCGGCATTTCCAGCGCCGACTTCATGCCCTGCGCCTTCAAATGCCTCGTCACGCTCTCCCCGCAGGAGGCGGACAGAGCGCTGCGGCAGCAGCTGATGATCACCACGAAGGATGTAAACCGCTGGAAAAAGCTGAATATGATGCTGATCGACAATCATGGAAACTGA
- a CDS encoding HD domain-containing protein: MDAEKLLEILRVAGKLRENTRHNWITAERQESVADHSYRISLLAMLLSGEEEFRGYDMNRVIRMCLIHDLGEAFTGDIPTFNKTEEDAEKEASVMERWVGDFPEPQRTEWRALLSEMGKLSSREAKLYKALDRLEAVISHNEADIRSWLPLEYELQKRYGEEDVQFSPYLRRLKAAIDAWTDRKIREEA; this comes from the coding sequence ATGGATGCGGAAAAGCTGCTGGAGATTCTCAGGGTGGCAGGGAAGCTTCGGGAGAATACCCGGCATAACTGGATCACGGCGGAACGGCAGGAGAGTGTCGCAGATCACAGCTATCGGATTTCGCTGCTGGCGATGCTGCTTTCGGGGGAGGAAGAATTTCGGGGATACGACATGAATCGTGTGATCCGGATGTGCCTGATCCATGACCTCGGTGAAGCGTTTACCGGGGACATCCCCACCTTTAACAAGACGGAGGAGGATGCGGAGAAGGAAGCGTCTGTCATGGAGCGTTGGGTGGGGGATTTTCCGGAGCCGCAGCGCACGGAATGGCGCGCGCTGCTCTCGGAGATGGGGAAGCTCTCGAGCAGGGAGGCGAAGCTCTACAAGGCGCTGGATCGTCTGGAGGCAGTGATCTCCCATAATGAGGCGGATATCCGCAGCTGGCTGCCGCTGGAGTACGAGCTTCAGAAGCGCTACGGCGAAGAGGATGTGCAGTTTTCCCCCTATCTTCGACGCTTAAAGGCCGCAATCGACGCATGGACGGATCGGAAGATCCGGGAGGAAGCGTGA
- a CDS encoding sensor domain-containing diguanylate cyclase, whose product MWKKLRKLLKKQRGGLLRLFLLSVLVFALTFCEYRWLVGSVAEIAYSDAVELQKQQLERTVESYIGMLRDRENAFRTLYPEESEEALRGRLLRELKRRAYREVYEDDTYVWVNEILNYEGGDGFAVRIVHPAQKNMEGTLLSTETRDACGKPSNLIALEGVKKSGALFQECDFLRLRSAEIGRKLIYSKLYADYGWVICMGVNLENIDFYAEAARSRIRPVILLGTAGLELLLVSAFVYLSLQRKRLEQEHYLREQKLLTDELNLDHLTGAGSRRYGEMLLRGRTEHRKPGENAVIVMVADIDRFKTVNDLYGHEAGDAALCAFVKAVKSVIRTTDTISRFGGDEFVGIFTGSRTEGIGRIGDKILAAVRDIEVSAKGQRFRITCSIGFTALRQGEKDYEELLKRADTALYQAKERGRDRYEILL is encoded by the coding sequence ATGTGGAAGAAACTACGGAAGCTTCTGAAAAAGCAGCGAGGGGGACTGCTTCGCCTGTTTCTGCTGAGTGTTCTGGTTTTCGCGCTTACCTTCTGCGAGTACCGCTGGCTGGTCGGCAGTGTGGCGGAGATCGCATATTCCGATGCGGTGGAGCTGCAGAAGCAGCAGCTGGAGCGGACGGTGGAGAGCTATATCGGTATGCTGAGAGACCGGGAGAATGCATTCCGGACGCTTTATCCGGAGGAGAGCGAGGAGGCGCTCCGCGGGCGGCTCCTGCGGGAGCTGAAGCGCAGGGCGTACCGCGAGGTCTATGAGGACGATACCTATGTATGGGTGAATGAGATTTTGAACTACGAGGGCGGCGATGGCTTCGCGGTTCGCATCGTTCACCCGGCGCAGAAAAATATGGAGGGGACGCTGCTCTCCACCGAGACGAGGGATGCCTGCGGTAAGCCCTCCAACCTCATCGCGCTGGAGGGCGTAAAGAAGAGCGGTGCACTTTTTCAGGAATGCGATTTCCTGCGCCTGCGCTCCGCGGAGATCGGCAGGAAGCTCATTTACTCCAAGCTTTATGCGGACTATGGCTGGGTGATCTGCATGGGCGTCAATCTGGAAAATATCGACTTCTATGCGGAGGCGGCACGGAGCCGGATCCGCCCGGTGATTTTGCTCGGCACCGCGGGACTGGAGCTGCTGCTGGTATCCGCCTTTGTATACCTGTCCCTGCAGCGGAAAAGGCTGGAGCAGGAGCATTATCTCCGGGAGCAGAAGCTGCTTACGGATGAGCTGAATCTGGATCATCTGACCGGCGCCGGCTCCCGCAGATATGGGGAGATGCTGCTGCGGGGGCGGACGGAACACAGGAAGCCCGGGGAGAATGCGGTGATTGTAATGGTGGCGGATATCGACCGCTTCAAGACGGTAAATGATCTCTATGGGCATGAGGCAGGAGATGCAGCGCTCTGTGCGTTCGTGAAGGCGGTGAAGAGCGTGATCCGGACGACGGATACGATCAGCCGCTTTGGAGGAGACGAATTTGTCGGGATCTTCACCGGCAGCAGAACGGAGGGCATCGGGCGGATCGGTGACAAGATCCTCGCGGCAGTTCGCGATATCGAGGTCAGCGCGAAGGGGCAGCGCTTCCGCATTACCTGCTCGATTGGCTTCACGGCGCTTCGGCAGGGGGAGAAGGACTATGAAGAACTGCTGAAGCGTGCAGACACGGCGCTGTATCAGGCGAAGGAACGCGGCAGAGACAGGTATGAGATCCTGCTGTGA
- a CDS encoding S-ribosylhomocysteine lyase — MEKITSFTINHLLLEPGVYVSRRDPIGAETVTTFDLRLTAPNREPVMDSAALHAIEHLAATYLRNEPEWGERVLYFGPMGCRTGFYLLLAGALHSAEIVPLLIGCFEFIRDFVGEIPGASPRDCGNYLDMNLPMAKWYARRYLEKTLCDIDRQRLIYPE; from the coding sequence ATGGAGAAGATCACGAGCTTCACAATTAACCACCTGCTGCTGGAGCCGGGTGTCTATGTCTCTCGGAGGGATCCGATCGGCGCGGAGACAGTCACGACCTTTGATCTCCGTCTGACAGCGCCGAACCGGGAACCGGTGATGGACAGTGCCGCGCTCCACGCGATAGAGCATCTGGCGGCGACCTATCTCCGGAATGAGCCGGAGTGGGGAGAGCGTGTGCTTTACTTCGGCCCGATGGGCTGCAGGACAGGCTTCTATCTGCTGCTTGCGGGTGCGCTGCATTCTGCTGAGATTGTTCCGCTCCTGATCGGCTGCTTCGAGTTCATCCGGGACTTCGTGGGGGAGATCCCGGGAGCGAGTCCGAGGGACTGCGGGAATTATCTTGATATGAATCTCCCGATGGCGAAATGGTACGCGAGGCGGTATCTGGAGAAGACGCTCTGCGATATTGACAGGCAGCGTCTCATTTATCCGGAATAA